One Salvia splendens isolate huo1 chromosome 22, SspV2, whole genome shotgun sequence DNA segment encodes these proteins:
- the LOC121787920 gene encoding uncharacterized protein LOC121787920, with protein MNPSPSSTFFLICTLHAAAAATCGVLIMFYLREITELGHGAATARSMLGSTPHDQLVLLVSNSFAGLLLVVIGCLVFMAGMVKDREFQGLFAKGCVGLHLAMAVWRVWFERRLEVLARDWPRQVVGDVVLALSWVFFLVYTWRDKYD; from the coding sequence ATGAATCCGTCGCCGTCGTCCACTTTCTTCCTGATCTGCACGCTCCACGCGGCCGCCGCCGCCACGTGCGGCGTCCTGATCATGTTCTACCTGCGGGAGATCACGGAGCTCGGGCACGGCGCGGCGACGGCGAGGTCGATGCTCGGCTCGACGCCGCACGACCAGCTGGTGCTGCTCGTGTCGAATTCGTTTGCGGGGCTGCTGCTGGTGGTGATCGGGTGCCTGGTCTTCATGGCGGGGATGGTGAAGGACCGGGAGTTCCAGGGGCTCTTCGCGAAGGGGTGCGTGGGGCTGCACCTGGCGATGGCGGTGTGGAGGGTTTGGTTCGAGCGGAGGTTGGAGGTTTTGGCGCGGGATTGGCCGAGGCAGGTTGTTGGCGACGTCGTGCTGGCGCTCTCTTGGGTTTTCTTTCTGGTTTACACGTGGAGAGATAAGTATGATTAG
- the LOC121787473 gene encoding uncharacterized protein LOC121787473 has translation MADSPAGAPPLPELSNSTALLLRLMSKRRTWVCLFVSVYSLLLFLSWNFLKSVLSRYEFDSAPPSGWPALYASALLGLAFGVLSMVAALAVAVPATLVTWTTVLVLLTFFGKPRKTLVVEGKKLTAEITGFVVKVLIKEGNLVAAVCAVLGYFALVRHRENGGGSLDFQ, from the coding sequence ATGGCGGACTCCCCCGCCGGAGCTCCCCCGCTGCCGGAGCTCTCCAATTCCACGGCGCTGCTGCTCCGCCTCATGAGCAAGCGCCGCACCTGGGTCTGCCTCTTCGTCTCCGTCTACTCGCTGCTGCTCTTCCTCTCCTGGAACTTCCTCAAATCCGTCCTCTCCCGCTACGAATTCGACTCAGCGCCGCCGTCTGGCTGGCCTGCGCTCTACGCCTCGGCGCTCCTCGGCCTGGCCTTCGGAGTTCTCTCGATGGTCGCCGCGCTGGCCGTCGCGGTGCCGGCCACGCTGGTGACGTGGACGACCGTGCTGGTGCTGCTCACCTTCTTCGGCAAGCCGAGGAAGACGCTGGTGGTGGAGGGGAAGAAATTGACGGCGGAGATCACCGGATTCGTGGTCAAGGTGCTGATCAAGGAAGGGAATCTCGTCGCCGCTGTTTGTGCTGTGCTTGGATATTTTGCCCTTGTTAGGCATAGGGAAAACGGCGGTGGCTCTCTTGATTTTCAATGA
- the LOC121787472 gene encoding switch 2-like, protein MSLNAFKEALKPCKSILTSSQSSSSSQSSHPSLPTRKPPKSSLSRQLLRLNDPADFSPPNELNISNPDPNFNDGSINRKCEEKEKDTEIRPIDVKLESFRSFDHTGPYEPLILSFSGEIPAVQVPASINSRLLEHQREGVKFLYNLYKNNHGGILGDDMGLGKTIQAIAFLAAVFGKGSDESDTVLTSHDGSRVEKKGPVLIICPSSVILNWESEFSKWSTFNVAVYHGVNRDLVIDKLKAGDVEIIITSFDTYRIQGSILSNIQWEILIVDEAHRLKNEKSKLYTACMKIKTLKRYGLTGTVMQNKIMELFNLFDLVAPGGLGTREHFREFYDEPLKHGQRSSAPQRFVQIAEERKQHLVSVLQKYMLRRTKDETIGHLMMGKEDNVVFCAMSELQKRVYQRILQLPDIQCLINKDLPCSCGSPLKQAECCQRTVPDGMIWPYLHKDNPEGCDSCPFCLVLPCLVKLQQISNHLELIKPSPKDDHDKQIKDAEFASAVFSTDIDLVGGSATQSGSFMGLSDVRHCGKMRALERLMHSWISMGDKILLFSYSVRMLDILEKFIIRKGYSFSRLDGSTPTSLRQSLVDDFNSSPSKQVFLISTRAGGLGLNLVSANRVVIFDPNWNPAQDLQAQDRSFRYGQKRHVTVFRLLSAGSLEELVYTRQVYKQQLSNIAVAGKMEKRYFEGVQDSKEFRGELFGICNLFRDLSDKLFTSNIVGVHDKQGIYFDDPPQETSSVESKAIGGRRTKAKPTLKDLGAVYAHRNEDVVNLRSRCLVSEKQSSSLEQDDEQPCPALEERKESDAAADTETETVEMVMDPPICDASKKRKNDHSSFLAVLMGIDEAELNKLMLA, encoded by the exons ATGTCATTGAACGCTTTCAAGGAGGCGCTCAAGCCCTGCAAATCCATTCTAACCTCCTCACAATCTTCATCCTCCTCCCAATCTTCTCACCCTTCACTTCCAACAAGAAAACCCCCCAAATCCTCACTTTCCCGACAACTTCTCCGCCTCAACGATCCCGCCGATTTCTCGCCCCCAAACGAACTCAATATCTCCAATCCCGACCCCAATTTTAACGATGGAAGCATAAATCGTAAATGCgaggagaaggagaaagatACGGAAATTCGACCGATAGATGTCAAATTGGAGTCTTTTCGCTCGTTCGATCACACCGGACCTTATGAACCTCTTATTCTGTCGTTTTCCGGTGAAATTCCCGCTGTTCAG GTTCCGGCGTCGATTAATAGTCGACTTTTGGAACATCAGAGAGAAGGGGTGAAGTTTTTGTATAACTTGTATAAGAACAACCATGGAGGTATTCTCGGAGATGATAT GGGATTGGGGAAGACCATTCAGGCAATTGCTTTCTTGGCTGCTGTGTTTGGGAAGGGTTCGGATGAATCCGATACTGTTTTAACGTCTCACGATGGAAGTCGAGTTGAGAAGAAGGGTCCTGTGCTAATCATTTGCCCTAGTTCTGTTATCCTTAATTGGGAAAGTGAGTTTTCCAAATGGTCCACATTTAATGTTGCTGTTTACCATGGTGTGAATCGGGATCTAGTGATCGACAAACTAAAAGCAGGTGACGTTGAGATTATCATTACCAGCTTCGACACGTATAGAATACAAGGAAGCATTTTGTCGAATATCCAGTGGGAGATTCTTATTGTTGATGAGGCACACCGGCTTAAGAATGAGAAGTCGAAACTATATACAGCGTGTATGAAGATTAAGACACTGAAGCGTTATGGTCTCACGGGAACTGTGATGCAGAACAAGATTATGGAATTATTCAATCTGTTTGACTTGGTGGCCCCTGGTGGCTTGGGGACACGGGAGCACTTTCGGGAATTTTATGATGAACCTCTCAAGCACGGCCAAAGATCGAGTGCTCCACAACGGTTTGTTCAGATTGCTGAAGAGCGGAAACAGCATTTAGTGTCGGTGCTGCAAAAGTATATGCTCAGAAGGACAAAAGACGAGACCATAGGGCACCTCATGATGGGAAAGGAAGATAATGTTGTGTTTTGTGCGATGAGTGAGTTGCAAAAACGAGTTTACCAGAGGATACTGCAGCTACCCGACATCCAATGCCTCATCAACAAGGACTTGCCGTGCAGCTGTGGTAGCCCTCTCAAACAAGCCGAGTGTTGTCAAAGAACGGTTCCAGACGGTATGATTTGGCCCTATCTACATAAGGACAACCCCGAAGGTTGTGACTCGTGCCCTTTTTGCCTCGTTCTCCCTTGCCTGGTGAAGCTCCAGCAG ATAAGCAACCATCTAGAGCTCATCAAGCCTAGCCCGAAGGATGACCATGATAAGCAAATAAAGGATGCTGAATTTGCTTCTGCAGTATTCAGCACCGACATTGATTTAGTAGGAGGCAGTGCCACTCAGAGTGGCAGCTTCATGGGCCTTAGCGATGTTAGGCACTGTGGAAAAATGAGGGCTTTGGAGAGATTAATGCATTCCTGGATTTCGATGGGCGACAAGATTCTTCTCTTCAGTTATTCAGTGAg GATGCTGGATATACTCGAAAAGTTCATAATACGGAAAGGCTATAGCTTTTCGAGACTAGATGGCTCAACTCCAACTAGTCTACGGCAGTCTCTTGTGGATGACTTCAACTCAAGTCCGAGTAAACAG GTGTTTCTCATATCCACTCGAGCCGGTGGGCTAGGGCTAAATCTTGTGAGTGCAAATCGGGTGGTGATTTTCGACCCAAACTGGAATCCCGCCCAGGATTTGCAGGCACAAGATCGTTCATTCCGTTATGGCCAGAAGCGGCATGTGACTGTTTTCCGTCTTCTCTCAGCTGGTTCACTCGAGGAACTCGTCTACACTAGGCAGGTGTATAAGCAGCAGCTCTCGAATATTGCCGTTGCAGGCAAGATGGAGAAGCGGTATTTTGAAGGCGTGCAG GATTCGAAGGAGTTTCGAGGCGAACTGTTCGGGATCTGCAATCTGTTCCGAGATCTTTCTGATAAGCTTTTCACCAGCAACATCGTGGGAGTTCATGACAAGCAAGGGATCTATTTTGATGATCCTCCACAAGAAACGTCGTCTGTGGAATCCAAGGCTATCGGAGGAAGAAGAACGAAGGCGAAGCCAACGCTCAAAGATCTGG GTGCTGTATATGCTCATCGCAACGAAGACGTTGTGAACCTCAGGTCACGTTGCCTGGTAAGCGAAAAACAAAGCTCGTCTCTAGAGCAAGACGACGAGCAGCCATGCCCAGCTCTGGAAGAAAGAAAAGAATCTGATGCTGCAGCAGATACAGAAACAGAAACAGTTGAAATGGTGATGGATCCCCCAATCTGTGATGCATCAAAGAAGAGGAAAAATGACCATTCTAGCTTTCTTGCAGTGTTAATGGGCATAGATGAAGCAGAACTAAATAAGTTAATGCTAGCTTAG